In Chitinophaga nivalis, a single genomic region encodes these proteins:
- a CDS encoding DUF7151 family protein codes for MPPGDKCTAGGLVIKTGIDRNNNNTLESSEVDTYAVCV; via the coding sequence ATGCCCCCTGGAGATAAATGTACCGCTGGCGGACTTGTTATTAAAACAGGCATTGATCGCAATAACAATAATACGCTGGAATCTTCGGAGGTTGACACATACGCAGTATGTGTGTAA